The Aestuariibaculum lutulentum genome segment GTATGTGGTGCATGGTCTGTTGCAATAACATCAATACGGTCATCTAATAAAGCTTCCCATAACTGTTCGCGATCTTCCTTAGTTTTCACCGCAGGATTCCACTTGATTAATGTTCCTTTTTTCTCGTAATCTTCATCAGAAAACCACAAGTGATGCACACAAACTTCTGCGGTTATATTTTTATCCTTTAAAGGAATCTTGTTACTGAATAGCTTAGTTTCTTTTCCTGTTGATAAATGAAACACATGTAAACGTGCTCCAGTTTTCTTTGCTAATTCTATCGCTTTCGATGAAGAAATATAACACGCATCTTCACTTCTAATGATTGGATGACAGCTTACAGGAATATCCTCTCCATATTTATCTAAATGCTCCTGGAAGTTTTTCTTAATCGTCGCTTCATCTTCACAATGCACAGAAATAACCATATTGGTGCTTTTGAAGATTTTCTCAAGTACTTCAGGGTTATCCACCAGCATATTTCCTGTTGAAGATCCTAAAAACAATTTTAATCCGGCAACACTTTTTGGATCTACCTTTAAAATTTCGTCTAAGTTATCGTTAGTACCACCAAACATGAATGAATAGTTGGCCGACGATGTTTCTGCTGCAATAGCAAATTTTTCTTCTAACTTTTCAACTGTTGTGGTTTGCGGATTGGTATTTGGCATTTCAACAAACGATGTGATACCTCCGGCAATGGCAGCTTTAGATTCGGTTTCAATATTTGCCTTATGCGTTAAACCAGGCTCTCTAAAATGCACCTGATCATCAATTGCACCAGGTAATAAGTATTTACCTTCGGCATCAATAACATGTACATCGGATGATTTTGCACTTATAGAGTCACTTATTTCCTTAATATATTCGCCCTCTATCAATATATCCCCATTAAAAATGGTTCCTTCGTTTACAATGTGAGCGTTTTTTATTAACGTTTGTTTCTTTTTCATTATTTATCTACTTCTTAAATAAGCTTTTCAATTTCATTGAGATGACTCCAAAGATAGCTTCAGAAATTATGCCAGAACTTAATTTCGACTCGCCTCGTGTTCTATCGGTAAAAATGACAGGCACTTCAGCTATTTTAAAATCCTTTAAATAGGCTTTAAACTTCATTTCTATTTGAAATGCATAGCCTATAAATTTAATATTATTTAAATCTATGCTTTCTAAAACCTTCCTTTTATAACACACAAAACCTGCCGTGGTGTCGTGAATTTTCATACCGGTTATAAAACGCACATATTTTGATGCAAAATACGACATCAATACACGACTCATTGGCCAGTTAACCACATTTACACCGGTAACATAACGTGAACCGATAGCCAAATCGGCACCTTCATCATGACAAGCCGCATACAATCTCACCAAATCATCAGGATTATGTGAAAAGTCGGCATCCATTTCAAAAATATACTCGTATGTTCTTTCTAAACACCATTTAAAACCATGAATATAAGCAGTACCCAGTCCGGATTTTTCCTTACGCTGCTCTAAAAACAAACGATTAGGAAATTCCGATTGCAGTGCTTTCACCTTTAAGGCGGTTAGGTCAGGGGAATTATCATCAACTATAAGAACATGAACACCATTAGATTGAGAAAACACCGCTTTAATAATGGCTTCGATATTTTCAATTTCGTTGTAAGTAGGAATGATTACAATAGCGTTTGTCATTCTTTGGTGTTAATGAGACTTTAAAATTAATTTCAGCAAATGTACACTATTACGCGTTTATTTATTTTAAATATTCCTTAATAATTACCTTTTCTTATGAAATTTTTATAATAATTTTACAACATGCTTAGGGAAACGCTATCAAACGATTTATTCACTATTTTTATTATTATTGGCCTAATTACTGTAGCCATCACAAAACTTATTGCCCCTAAACGTTTTAATGATTTCACCTACGTTATTGGAAATTCGAAATACCTGAAAATTTACGCTCGAGAGCAAAAATTTTTAGACAAGTTTGAGGCCTTATTGTTCTTCAATCTAATCCTTTCAGTTTCGGTTTTTGTTTACATCATTTACCTTAAAACGACACACATTACAACCATTTACCCTGATGCCATTATTAAACTAGCAACGGGAATTGCTGTATTCTTTTTAATAAAAGTGCTTATTGAACGTTTGGTTGCCAGTATTTTTGAAATTGAAAAATTAACCGACCTCTATCTGTTTCAAAAGATTACCTACAAAAACTATTTAGGCCTGTTATTATTACCCATAAATGCCATTTTACTTTATAGTTTTACACCAAGTTTAAATTTCATTTATTTTATAATTATCTTTTTATTAATTATCAATGTAGTGGGACTAATTACTTCGTTTAAAGCCCATCAAAGTTTAATAAAACCTAACTTGTTTTATTTTATTTTGTATCTTTGCGCACTTGAAATCGCACCTTATATTATAT includes the following:
- a CDS encoding dihydroorotase, producing the protein MKKKQTLIKNAHIVNEGTIFNGDILIEGEYIKEISDSISAKSSDVHVIDAEGKYLLPGAIDDQVHFREPGLTHKANIETESKAAIAGGITSFVEMPNTNPQTTTVEKLEEKFAIAAETSSANYSFMFGGTNDNLDEILKVDPKSVAGLKLFLGSSTGNMLVDNPEVLEKIFKSTNMVISVHCEDEATIKKNFQEHLDKYGEDIPVSCHPIIRSEDACYISSSKAIELAKKTGARLHVFHLSTGKETKLFSNKIPLKDKNITAEVCVHHLWFSDEDYEKKGTLIKWNPAVKTKEDREQLWEALLDDRIDVIATDHAPHTIEEKKNVYTSAPSGGPLVQHALPAMLEMYHRGKISIEKVVEKMCHNPAILFEIEKRGYVKEGYFADLVLVDLNNPWTVKKENILYKCGWSPFEGTTFKSRITHTFVNGSLVYQNAKFSKEKAAKRLTFNR
- a CDS encoding polyprenol monophosphomannose synthase; this translates as MTNAIVIIPTYNEIENIEAIIKAVFSQSNGVHVLIVDDNSPDLTALKVKALQSEFPNRLFLEQRKEKSGLGTAYIHGFKWCLERTYEYIFEMDADFSHNPDDLVRLYAACHDEGADLAIGSRYVTGVNVVNWPMSRVLMSYFASKYVRFITGMKIHDTTAGFVCYKRKVLESIDLNNIKFIGYAFQIEMKFKAYLKDFKIAEVPVIFTDRTRGESKLSSGIISEAIFGVISMKLKSLFKK
- a CDS encoding DUF4271 domain-containing protein, translating into MLRETLSNDLFTIFIIIGLITVAITKLIAPKRFNDFTYVIGNSKYLKIYAREQKFLDKFEALLFFNLILSVSVFVYIIYLKTTHITTIYPDAIIKLATGIAVFFLIKVLIERLVASIFEIEKLTDLYLFQKITYKNYLGLLLLPINAILLYSFTPSLNFIYFIIIFLLIINVVGLITSFKAHQSLIKPNLFYFILYLCALEIAPYIILFKVFIFK